Proteins co-encoded in one Bradyrhizobium sp. 170 genomic window:
- a CDS encoding CopG family ribbon-helix-helix protein, giving the protein MKSTTFTVRVDTGVKKRLERLAKSTGRSRSFLAAEAINEYLEFNEWQVAGIKRAIASLDRGEGIPHDQVKDWVASWGSANERPAPKRS; this is encoded by the coding sequence ATGAAGTCGACAACCTTTACGGTGCGCGTCGATACGGGCGTGAAGAAACGGCTGGAGCGATTGGCCAAGAGTACCGGTCGCAGTCGTTCCTTTCTCGCTGCCGAGGCCATCAACGAATATCTCGAATTCAATGAATGGCAGGTGGCCGGTATCAAGCGCGCCATCGCCTCGCTCGATCGCGGCGAGGGGATTCCGCATGACCAGGTTAAGGATTGGGTCGCTTCCTGGGGAAGCGCGAACGAGAGACCGGCGCCCAAGAGGTCATGA